The following coding sequences are from one Hymenobacter sp. DG25A window:
- a CDS encoding GNAT family N-acetyltransferase, whose translation MLHIRLATPADLPAILRIVRAVVPLMHAAGNFQWEATYPNEQVFQEDIAKAWLWVAELDGQVAGVAALTTAQDPEYAQADWDATEPAVVTHRLAVDPAAQGKGIAAALLTQAEEQGRQWGLRVARVDTNSENRATKALFPKLGYRFAGEITLAFRPGLRFFCYEKQLGF comes from the coding sequence TTCTGCGCATTGTGCGGGCAGTGGTGCCGCTGATGCACGCGGCCGGCAATTTTCAGTGGGAAGCCACGTATCCCAATGAGCAGGTGTTTCAGGAGGATATAGCAAAAGCCTGGCTGTGGGTAGCTGAGCTGGACGGGCAGGTGGCCGGCGTAGCGGCCCTCACCACGGCCCAGGACCCGGAATACGCCCAGGCCGACTGGGACGCCACCGAGCCCGCCGTGGTTACGCACCGCCTGGCCGTGGACCCCGCCGCGCAGGGAAAAGGAATAGCGGCGGCCTTACTAACCCAGGCTGAGGAGCAGGGCCGGCAATGGGGCCTGCGCGTAGCCCGCGTTGATACCAACTCTGAAAACCGCGCCACGAAGGCCCTGTTCCCTAAGCTGGGTTACCGCTTTGCGGGCGAAATCACGCTGGCCTTCCGGCCGGGGCTGCGTTTTTTTTGCTATGAAAAGCAGCTGGGTTTTTAG